From Nitrospiria bacterium, a single genomic window includes:
- the rsmA gene encoding 16S rRNA (adenine(1518)-N(6)/adenine(1519)-N(6))-dimethyltransferase RsmA gives MMRSKRKALGQHFLHDQNIVRKILSLADIRPDETVVEIGPGHGALTRALSEPGSTVYAIELDRRLHGNLLKQFGGSPQVRIIQADALTYPFEDLPSPFAVVANLPYSISTPLLFRLLELRTHVSRMILMVQLEVARRIVAREGRREYSPLSIGVQYYSQPRLEFIVPRGCFRPKPRVDSAVLSLEVRRSPSVAVKDEAFFFRVVRAGFAHRRKSLRNALKDAGFPPEAVENALSAAAITTENPQRRAETLSIEAFARLADRLLELDRGRDKAHEGG, from the coding sequence ATGATGCGATCAAAGCGCAAAGCGCTCGGCCAGCATTTTCTCCACGATCAAAATATCGTCCGGAAGATTCTCTCGCTCGCGGACATTCGACCCGACGAGACGGTGGTCGAAATTGGACCCGGGCATGGGGCGCTGACACGCGCCCTGAGCGAGCCGGGATCAACGGTTTACGCGATTGAACTGGATCGTCGGCTGCATGGAAATCTATTAAAACAGTTTGGGGGCTCCCCGCAAGTCCGGATCATCCAGGCCGATGCATTGACCTATCCTTTCGAAGATCTGCCTTCCCCGTTCGCCGTCGTGGCCAACCTTCCGTATTCCATTTCCACGCCGCTGTTGTTCCGCCTTCTCGAACTGCGGACGCATGTCAGCCGCATGATCCTCATGGTTCAACTGGAAGTGGCCCGCCGGATTGTCGCCCGGGAGGGACGCAGGGAATACAGCCCGTTGTCCATCGGGGTTCAGTATTATTCCCAACCCCGCCTGGAATTCATCGTTCCCCGCGGATGCTTTCGGCCCAAGCCTCGTGTGGACTCGGCCGTTTTGAGTCTCGAGGTGCGTCGGTCGCCGAGCGTGGCGGTCAAGGACGAAGCGTTTTTCTTTCGGGTCGTCCGGGCCGGCTTTGCCCATCGTCGAAAGTCCCTTCGAAACGCGCTCAAAGACGCCGGCTTCCCGCCCGAGGCCGTTGAAAATGCGCTTTCGGCCGCCGCGATCACGACCGAAAATCCCCAGCGCCGGGCCGAGACGCTCTCGATCGAGGCGTTCGCCCGCCTCGCCGATCGCCTGCTTGAATTAGACCGCGGCAGAGACAAGGCTCATGAAGGCGGCTAG
- a CDS encoding DUF429 domain-containing protein codes for MDAESGVERFRSQGKKRKTTRVVGVDLAGRSRRNTGICLLHGMTVASFATVHSDSEILGFIETARPDLVAIDAPLNLPPGRTSLEDRNGKHFRPCDRELLKRGIRFFPITLGPMRALTRRGIRLKEGLLQQGYAVIEIYPGAAQDVWTIVRKQGGLPKLRKGLETLGLKGLAKSMNGDELDAVTGALVGRFYLTGRAEVLGNIDEGAIVIPRPIQFRPSREPLPHTG; via the coding sequence ATGGATGCGGAAAGCGGCGTGGAACGGTTTCGATCTCAAGGGAAAAAAAGAAAAACAACGCGAGTCGTGGGGGTGGACCTCGCCGGCCGTTCCAGGCGAAACACCGGGATATGCTTGCTCCATGGGATGACCGTGGCGTCCTTTGCGACGGTGCACTCCGATAGCGAGATTCTCGGCTTTATCGAAACCGCCCGGCCGGACCTCGTTGCGATCGACGCTCCGCTGAACCTACCGCCCGGCCGAACATCCCTTGAGGATCGCAACGGAAAACACTTCCGGCCCTGCGACCGTGAACTCCTCAAGCGCGGCATCCGTTTCTTTCCGATCACCCTCGGGCCCATGCGGGCCCTCACCCGGCGCGGCATCCGATTGAAGGAGGGGCTTCTGCAACAAGGCTACGCGGTCATCGAGATTTATCCCGGCGCGGCCCAGGATGTCTGGACGATCGTACGGAAACAAGGGGGACTCCCGAAACTGCGAAAGGGACTGGAAACGCTGGGACTCAAAGGACTGGCCAAAAGCATGAACGGCGACGAACTCGACGCCGTGACCGGAGCCCTCGTGGGGCGATTCTATTTGACCGGTCGGGCCGAGGTGCTTGGAAACATCGACGAGGGCGCCATTGTGATTCCCAGGCCGATCCAATTTCGTCCATCCCGGGAACCGTTGCCACACACAGGGTAA
- a CDS encoding NADP-dependent malic enzyme produces the protein MPTREEWLAKAEQPSREALRLHAFYKGKVQILPKCPIRNPEDFAIWYTPGVAAPCRAIQADPPLAYDLTNRANCIAVVSDGTRVLGLGDIGPEAGMPVMEGKALLFKYLGGIDAVPICLGTKDPDEIVRAVKLLEPSFGGVNLEDIAQPKCFRILDVLREKLTIPVWHDDQQGSGTVLLAGLLNALKVVGKEIRKVRIAMIGMGAANVSVYRLLAASGVDPGNITACDSQSVLHKGRRDIEAKQETFSDKWRVCRETNGAGTRGGVFEAMRGADVLIAFSAPGVVRPEWIRTMAREAVVFACANPIPEIWPWEAKEAGAKIVATGRSDFPNQVNNSLVFPAVFRGVLDVRARTITEGMALAAAHELARFAEERGIHEENILPRMEEWNAVPRVAVATALKAQEEGVARLTRTPGELLEAAAGRILQARDAARHLMAAGIIRPFPEEK, from the coding sequence ATGCCAACCAGAGAAGAGTGGCTCGCCAAGGCCGAGCAGCCGTCGCGGGAGGCGCTGCGGCTTCATGCCTTTTACAAGGGGAAGGTGCAAATCCTTCCGAAATGCCCGATTCGAAATCCGGAGGATTTCGCAATCTGGTACACACCGGGCGTTGCCGCCCCCTGCCGGGCGATTCAAGCAGACCCGCCGCTTGCTTACGATCTGACCAACCGGGCCAATTGCATCGCCGTCGTCTCGGACGGGACGCGGGTGCTCGGACTGGGGGACATCGGTCCGGAGGCCGGCATGCCGGTCATGGAAGGCAAGGCCCTGCTCTTTAAGTATCTCGGCGGGATCGACGCCGTGCCGATCTGCCTGGGGACCAAGGATCCGGACGAGATCGTGCGCGCGGTGAAACTGCTGGAGCCCTCCTTCGGCGGCGTCAATCTTGAAGACATCGCCCAGCCGAAATGCTTCCGGATCCTGGACGTGCTTCGGGAAAAGCTGACCATTCCGGTCTGGCACGACGATCAGCAGGGCTCCGGCACGGTGCTCCTGGCCGGATTGCTCAACGCGCTCAAGGTCGTGGGCAAGGAGATTCGGAAGGTTCGGATCGCGATGATCGGTATGGGGGCGGCCAACGTGTCGGTCTATCGGCTGCTCGCGGCCAGCGGCGTCGATCCGGGAAATATCACGGCCTGCGACAGCCAGAGCGTCCTTCACAAGGGCCGTCGAGACATCGAGGCCAAGCAAGAAACTTTTTCCGACAAGTGGCGGGTCTGCCGGGAAACGAACGGGGCGGGCACCCGGGGCGGCGTCTTCGAGGCGATGCGCGGCGCGGACGTCCTGATCGCCTTTTCCGCCCCGGGAGTCGTGCGCCCCGAATGGATCCGGACGATGGCCCGCGAAGCCGTCGTCTTCGCCTGCGCCAACCCGATCCCGGAAATCTGGCCGTGGGAAGCCAAAGAGGCCGGGGCAAAAATCGTCGCCACCGGAAGGAGCGACTTTCCCAATCAGGTCAATAACTCCCTGGTTTTCCCGGCCGTCTTCCGGGGGGTCTTGGACGTCCGAGCACGCACGATCACGGAAGGGATGGCCCTGGCGGCCGCACACGAGCTGGCCCGGTTCGCGGAGGAAAGGGGAATTCACGAGGAGAATATTCTCCCCCGGATGGAAGAGTGGAATGCGGTTCCGCGCGTGGCCGTGGCGACGGCCCTCAAGGCGCAGGAGGAGGGTGTGGCCCGATTGACGAGAACGCCGGGGGAGCTGCTCGAAGCCGCCGCCGGCCGAATCCTGCAAGCGCGCGACGCCGCCCGCCATCTCATGGCGGCGGGGATCATCCGTCCGTTTCCGGAAGAAAAATAA
- a CDS encoding DNA translocase FtsK, with protein MAHASRSENRRHEILGVLFLALGLLLLVSLISYDPLDPSLNSVSSNPFVHNLAGKAGAYLSDELFQLIGGSAYLLAIGGCLIGWRKLLSRPIAFHRWRIAGFVLLLTSSTALLHLLWTGLPSLAGGPILAGHAGGLVGKLTADWLSGYFAPLGAYILVTAAVLLSLIMTTSLSLLTLMDRTGVAVKKIVSRSRQSLESARTALTIYHEQSRRWKTETKIRQKWPPQKPKIVDAPSPPKAPKTPPKQADLPFMKESGDYELPPLTLLQDPPASAGKISKEELLANSQILEKKLMDYGIEGRVTQVHPGPVVTMYEFEPAPGVKVNRIVNLSDDLALAMRAMSVRIVAPLPGKSVVGIEIPNTSREDVYLKEILTAEPFTATKSKLTLALGKDIFGTPIVADLAGMPHLLVAGATGSGKSVALNTMILSLLYSATPEEVKFIMIDPKLLELSAYDGIPHLQTPVLVRAKDTPKVFQRLVAEMQQRYRLLAEAGARNIESYNQKLRDQGALGPAGPATKTTEIGSEEGPDAPSPPPNTPLPYLVVIVDELADLMLVASREIEDAITRLAQMARAAGIHLILATQRPSVDVLTGLIKANFPARISFQVSSKTDSRTILDANGAEQLLGKGDMLFLAPGTGRITRIHGAYVSENEIRATVDHVKSQGKPQYIDLSPSAHAGGSEGGDTDANERDELYEKAVELVVTSGAASASLIQRRLRVGYPRAARMIEMMEEDGIVGPAVGGKPREVLSRRDEPVG; from the coding sequence ATGGCTCATGCATCCCGATCGGAAAACCGTCGTCACGAGATTCTGGGGGTCCTCTTTCTGGCCCTCGGCCTACTGTTGTTGGTCAGCCTGATTTCGTATGATCCGCTCGACCCTTCTTTAAACTCCGTTTCCTCCAATCCCTTCGTCCACAACCTCGCCGGCAAAGCGGGCGCCTACCTTTCCGACGAGCTTTTTCAGCTCATCGGGGGGAGCGCCTATCTACTCGCCATTGGCGGCTGCCTGATCGGCTGGCGAAAGCTCCTGTCTCGACCAATCGCGTTCCATCGCTGGAGGATCGCCGGTTTCGTCTTGCTTTTGACATCGTCGACGGCGCTGTTGCACCTCTTATGGACCGGCCTGCCCTCGCTGGCGGGCGGGCCGATCCTGGCCGGCCACGCGGGCGGCTTGGTCGGAAAACTGACGGCGGATTGGCTATCGGGATACTTTGCCCCGCTCGGCGCGTATATCCTGGTGACGGCCGCGGTTCTTTTGTCGCTGATCATGACCACCTCGCTCTCTCTCCTGACCCTGATGGACCGGACCGGGGTCGCCGTCAAAAAGATCGTCTCGAGATCCAGGCAATCCCTCGAATCGGCACGGACCGCACTGACCATTTACCATGAACAATCCCGCCGATGGAAAACCGAGACCAAGATCCGGCAGAAGTGGCCGCCCCAAAAACCTAAAATCGTGGACGCCCCCTCGCCTCCCAAAGCGCCGAAGACGCCACCCAAGCAAGCGGATTTGCCCTTCATGAAAGAATCGGGCGATTATGAATTGCCCCCGCTCACCCTTCTTCAGGATCCGCCCGCTTCGGCCGGCAAGATTTCAAAGGAAGAGCTGCTGGCCAATTCCCAGATCCTGGAAAAGAAACTGATGGACTACGGGATTGAAGGGCGCGTGACGCAAGTCCATCCGGGACCGGTCGTCACGATGTATGAATTTGAGCCCGCACCCGGGGTCAAGGTAAACCGCATCGTCAACCTCTCGGATGACCTGGCCCTGGCGATGCGGGCCATGAGCGTGCGGATTGTGGCCCCCTTGCCCGGTAAATCCGTGGTGGGGATCGAGATTCCCAACACCAGTCGTGAGGATGTCTACCTTAAGGAAATCCTGACCGCCGAGCCCTTTACCGCGACGAAATCCAAACTCACCCTCGCCCTAGGCAAGGACATCTTTGGTACGCCGATCGTGGCGGACCTGGCCGGCATGCCCCATCTCCTGGTGGCCGGCGCGACCGGTTCCGGTAAAAGTGTCGCCCTCAACACGATGATCTTGAGCCTCCTGTACTCGGCCACGCCCGAAGAAGTCAAGTTCATCATGATCGATCCCAAGCTCCTCGAGCTGTCGGCCTACGATGGAATCCCGCACCTTCAAACGCCGGTTCTCGTCCGGGCCAAGGATACACCAAAGGTATTTCAACGGTTGGTGGCCGAGATGCAGCAGCGCTACCGCCTCTTGGCCGAAGCCGGCGCTCGAAACATCGAGAGCTACAACCAGAAGCTCCGGGATCAGGGGGCCCTCGGTCCGGCGGGGCCCGCGACGAAAACCACCGAGATCGGATCCGAAGAAGGCCCCGATGCTCCATCGCCCCCGCCCAACACCCCGCTCCCCTACCTGGTCGTCATCGTGGATGAACTGGCCGACCTGATGCTGGTCGCGTCCCGGGAGATCGAGGACGCCATAACGCGCCTGGCCCAGATGGCCCGCGCGGCCGGCATCCATCTGATCCTGGCCACCCAACGCCCCTCCGTGGATGTTTTGACCGGCCTGATCAAGGCCAATTTTCCCGCCCGGATTTCCTTCCAGGTCTCTTCCAAGACCGACTCCAGAACGATTCTGGACGCCAACGGCGCGGAGCAGCTGCTGGGAAAAGGCGACATGCTTTTTTTGGCCCCGGGAACGGGCCGGATTACGCGCATTCACGGGGCCTATGTCTCCGAGAACGAGATCCGCGCGACTGTGGATCACGTCAAATCCCAAGGCAAACCCCAGTACATCGACCTCTCACCCTCGGCCCATGCCGGAGGAAGCGAGGGCGGGGATACGGACGCAAACGAGCGGGACGAGCTTTATGAAAAAGCGGTCGAGCTGGTCGTCACCTCCGGCGCGGCTTCGGCCTCCCTGATTCAGCGACGGCTCCGCGTCGGGTATCCCCGGGCGGCCCGAATGATCGAGATGATGGAGGAGGACGGGATCGTGGGGCCGGCCGTGGGTGGCAAGCCTCGGGAAGTCCTCAGCCGACGGGATGAGCCGGTCGGATGA
- a CDS encoding outer membrane lipoprotein carrier protein LolA: protein MSLFHSKSRGMLLVGLAGLFELCGRALAAPLPVGDTFLAGLIQNIQTAYEQTTDWRAEFQQVTQIEGFDSPINSRGTVYIKKPGKLRWDYLEPNRHQILVNEEKIWIYTPEQKQVIVSPFAEISDSQLPLHLLSGVGRLDRDFTVQWSDPTRPPPQGPPALTLIPKDPNTGLTKLLMNVDPVTYFITRLTLFEANGNQSRFQFTRIRNDTGLKDRFFVFTPPADVVVVESPLRRP, encoded by the coding sequence ATGAGTCTCTTTCATTCAAAATCCCGCGGGATGCTTCTCGTGGGGCTGGCCGGACTTTTTGAACTCTGCGGTCGCGCTTTGGCCGCGCCTCTCCCCGTCGGCGACACTTTCTTGGCCGGGCTGATCCAGAATATCCAAACCGCGTACGAACAAACCACCGATTGGAGAGCCGAATTTCAGCAGGTCACTCAGATCGAGGGATTTGATTCACCGATCAACTCGCGCGGAACGGTGTACATCAAGAAACCGGGTAAACTGCGCTGGGATTATCTGGAGCCGAATCGGCACCAAATCCTCGTCAATGAGGAAAAGATCTGGATCTACACCCCGGAGCAAAAACAGGTGATCGTGAGCCCTTTTGCCGAAATCTCCGATTCCCAATTGCCCCTCCATCTCCTAAGCGGTGTCGGCCGCCTGGACCGGGACTTCACCGTGCAGTGGAGCGATCCGACCCGGCCGCCTCCCCAGGGCCCGCCCGCGCTGACCCTGATCCCCAAAGACCCCAACACGGGCCTGACAAAGCTACTGATGAATGTGGACCCGGTGACCTATTTCATCACACGGCTCACGTTATTTGAAGCCAACGGAAATCAATCGCGGTTTCAGTTTACACGGATCCGAAACGATACCGGACTGAAGGACCGGTTTTTTGTTTTCACGCCGCCTGCGGACGTCGTGGTGGTCGAATCGCCTCTCCGGAGGCCCTGA
- a CDS encoding response regulator has product MSGTERKTGLRKKLIGATVLVGILPVILGLTLTYLKGTVELRKSLGENFAGLAREAANKTDLLIDRKINELTNAAAGADIVNAVSRANQAYRGLTEPAVQQRLNRSRQDWEEIPRAREISERILSNPASAYLAKALTLQEGQASRVALYVTDRRGALVASINDRAPFLSSETTEWNKILSDGNGQPYIGNLNPDPKTDRFLITMGVPVLDPPTDGVVGALILVSDIKELFKTRIEEVRFGKTGHAMLIDGNGRVLICPILPTGMHVTDPQLLKVITETEQPHWTLVRNDAHGGTNSIVGTAPLDRSNQILTRSGSAPWFSFTRQDPNELYAPIHSLLIHVAVWSVLLIGLMVLLALAVSKRLFQPVHILHVGAELIGKGNLRHRLKIETNDEIEQLAEEFNRMAVHLEESHTTLEQRVADRTKELSALNTIALTVNRSLDLQEILDSTLEKILDVMYVETGIIHTWDAAQGRTILIAHRGLTHEQVRSAAKVEPGDPISRKAARLGNAVVIEEADLQDYTDSPLVQGGCRSILCIPVNSKNQTVATLTIASTTPRRFIPSDLQLLSSIGNQMGTAIDNATLYARERTTVERLREIDRLKSEFLSNVSHELRLPLTSILGFSELLLDRIPGDLTPDQDDYVRNIQESGQHLLEIINNLLNLSKLRSGKMEIHFHPFDLASLIDGIKRTTAPLVAKKGVSLETRVDPEAASLYTDEGKIKQILLNLLSNAIKFTPTGGEIRVRSRLTTLHDRPAVAIAVSDTGIGIRPEDKVKIFEAFQQLDGSYSRDYPGTGLGLSISKQFLELIGGRIDVESEYGRGSTFTITLPMQGASMASPAIPREIPPAPATEDSKPSALPIPDRLPAWRPAEINPAGSSTLPRILVVEDDPTVERLLTLCFNQEGYHVDHATDGEEAVEKAVLLKPFAITLDIMLPREDGWSVLQKLKQLPETKDIPVIIVSIIENRELGFSLGAADYFTKPIDRKAILESLKKFDLSSTIKRKPVNILVIDDDPKILEMMSAILESEGYGVLRARQAMEGIDLAIEIQPDLILLDLLLPDISGFEALERLKLHPTAKNIPVIIFTARSLTEEDRARLNAKIRGVIQKGKSLREALLTEIRKFEKLYPDKARMVDGLTGLYNERYLQNRLADESSRALRIQLTFSLLLVNLDRFQSFNEDHGVEAGNRVIQETANLLRKNMRAGNPLCRCGGSTFAIILTETTKPSAVLVGEKIRGIIEQHLFASSKAPDAGPTPARHFTISIGLATFFEDGETPEQLMVRANQALDEARSRGGNCVVKYTHPSATAEPSGGIR; this is encoded by the coding sequence ATGAGCGGGACGGAACGGAAGACGGGATTACGCAAAAAGCTGATCGGGGCCACCGTCCTGGTCGGAATCCTGCCCGTGATCCTGGGCTTGACCTTAACCTATCTCAAAGGAACGGTGGAACTTCGCAAATCCCTGGGTGAAAACTTTGCGGGGCTGGCGCGCGAGGCCGCCAATAAAACCGACCTGTTGATCGATCGAAAAATCAATGAATTGACGAACGCCGCCGCCGGGGCGGACATCGTCAACGCGGTTTCGCGGGCCAATCAGGCCTATCGGGGATTGACGGAACCCGCCGTTCAGCAACGGTTAAACCGGTCGAGGCAGGACTGGGAAGAAATCCCCCGCGCCCGGGAAATTTCAGAGCGCATCCTGTCCAACCCGGCATCGGCCTATCTGGCCAAGGCCTTGACGCTTCAGGAGGGACAGGCCTCTCGTGTCGCATTATACGTCACCGACCGACGTGGGGCTCTTGTGGCCAGCATCAACGATCGGGCCCCCTTTCTGTCGTCGGAAACAACGGAATGGAACAAGATCCTCTCGGATGGAAACGGTCAGCCCTACATCGGAAATCTTAATCCTGACCCCAAAACCGACCGGTTTTTGATCACCATGGGCGTCCCTGTCCTTGATCCTCCCACCGACGGCGTTGTCGGCGCCTTGATCTTGGTCAGCGATATCAAGGAGCTTTTCAAGACACGAATCGAAGAGGTTCGTTTCGGCAAAACGGGCCATGCCATGCTGATCGACGGCAACGGCCGCGTCCTGATCTGCCCGATACTGCCGACCGGCATGCATGTCACCGATCCCCAACTTTTGAAGGTCATCACGGAGACAGAGCAACCCCACTGGACCTTGGTCCGTAACGACGCGCACGGCGGAACCAATTCGATCGTCGGGACCGCCCCGTTGGACCGTTCAAATCAGATTTTGACCCGCTCCGGTTCGGCGCCCTGGTTCAGTTTTACCCGTCAGGATCCCAACGAATTGTACGCGCCCATCCATTCCCTTTTGATCCATGTCGCGGTTTGGAGCGTGCTTCTCATCGGTCTGATGGTTCTGCTGGCCCTGGCGGTGTCCAAGCGGCTGTTCCAGCCGGTGCACATCCTGCATGTCGGCGCCGAACTGATCGGCAAAGGCAATCTCCGGCACCGCTTGAAAATCGAGACGAACGACGAAATCGAGCAACTCGCGGAAGAATTCAACCGGATGGCCGTCCATCTTGAGGAGTCCCATACCACCCTTGAACAGCGCGTGGCGGACCGGACGAAGGAGTTGTCGGCGCTCAATACCATCGCCCTGACCGTCAACCGGTCTCTCGACCTTCAGGAAATCTTGGACTCGACATTGGAAAAAATTCTCGACGTGATGTATGTCGAAACCGGGATCATCCACACCTGGGACGCCGCGCAAGGCCGGACGATCCTGATCGCCCATCGGGGACTCACCCATGAACAGGTCCGATCCGCCGCCAAGGTGGAGCCCGGAGATCCGATTTCTCGGAAAGCGGCCCGGCTCGGGAATGCGGTTGTGATCGAAGAAGCCGACCTTCAGGATTATACGGACAGTCCGCTCGTTCAAGGGGGCTGCCGTTCGATCCTCTGCATTCCGGTGAACAGCAAAAATCAGACGGTCGCCACCCTCACGATTGCCAGCACGACCCCGCGGCGGTTTATCCCCTCCGATCTCCAACTGCTGTCCTCCATCGGCAACCAGATGGGCACCGCCATCGACAATGCCACGCTATACGCGCGCGAGCGCACGACGGTCGAGCGGCTCCGGGAAATCGACCGGTTGAAGTCCGAGTTCCTGTCCAACGTCAGTCATGAGCTCCGATTGCCGCTGACTTCGATCCTCGGTTTTTCGGAACTCCTGCTGGATCGTATCCCGGGAGATCTGACCCCGGACCAGGACGATTACGTCCGGAACATCCAGGAGAGCGGGCAGCATCTTCTGGAAATCATCAATAATCTGCTCAATCTGTCCAAATTACGATCCGGAAAGATGGAGATCCATTTTCATCCGTTCGATCTGGCTTCCTTGATCGACGGGATCAAACGGACCACCGCCCCCCTGGTGGCCAAGAAAGGGGTGAGCCTGGAAACCCGGGTGGATCCGGAGGCGGCCTCGCTTTATACGGATGAGGGAAAAATCAAACAGATTCTGCTCAACTTGTTAAGCAACGCGATCAAATTCACCCCGACCGGTGGCGAGATCCGCGTTCGGTCAAGGCTTACGACGCTGCACGACCGGCCGGCCGTGGCGATCGCGGTTTCGGACACCGGGATCGGCATCCGGCCGGAAGACAAGGTGAAAATTTTTGAAGCCTTCCAACAGCTGGACGGCTCTTACTCCCGAGACTATCCCGGAACAGGGTTAGGTTTGTCCATCTCCAAGCAGTTTCTGGAGCTGATCGGCGGACGCATCGATGTGGAAAGCGAGTACGGGCGCGGCAGCACCTTCACCATCACGCTCCCGATGCAAGGGGCGTCCATGGCGTCGCCGGCCATTCCCCGGGAAATCCCTCCCGCTCCGGCGACCGAGGATTCCAAGCCTTCGGCTTTGCCGATACCCGATCGATTGCCGGCTTGGAGGCCGGCCGAGATCAACCCGGCCGGCTCTTCCACGCTGCCACGCATTCTGGTGGTCGAAGACGACCCCACCGTTGAGCGGCTCCTGACATTGTGCTTCAATCAGGAAGGGTACCATGTCGACCATGCCACTGACGGAGAGGAGGCCGTGGAGAAGGCGGTGCTGCTCAAGCCGTTTGCGATTACCCTGGACATCATGCTGCCGCGCGAGGACGGCTGGAGCGTCCTCCAAAAATTGAAACAGCTTCCTGAGACAAAAGACATCCCCGTCATCATCGTTTCGATCATCGAAAACCGGGAGCTGGGTTTCAGCCTGGGAGCCGCCGATTATTTTACCAAACCCATCGACCGCAAGGCGATTCTGGAAAGCCTGAAGAAGTTTGACCTGTCCAGCACAATCAAACGCAAACCGGTGAATATCCTGGTGATCGATGACGATCCCAAGATCCTTGAAATGATGTCCGCCATCCTTGAATCCGAGGGCTACGGAGTGCTCCGGGCCCGGCAGGCCATGGAAGGGATTGATTTGGCGATCGAGATCCAGCCGGACTTGATCCTCCTGGACCTCCTGTTGCCGGATATCAGCGGGTTTGAAGCGCTGGAACGACTCAAACTCCACCCGACGGCTAAAAATATTCCGGTGATCATCTTCACGGCCCGCTCCCTGACCGAGGAAGATCGGGCCCGGCTGAATGCCAAGATCCGAGGGGTGATCCAGAAGGGTAAATCGTTACGAGAGGCGTTGTTGACCGAGATACGGAAGTTCGAGAAGTTGTATCCCGACAAGGCCCGCATGGTGGACGGCCTGACCGGTCTTTACAACGAACGCTACCTGCAGAACCGTCTCGCCGATGAGTCAAGCCGGGCGCTTCGAATCCAGCTGACTTTTTCATTGCTTTTGGTTAACCTGGATCGATTCCAGTCCTTCAATGAGGACCACGGAGTTGAGGCGGGCAACCGGGTGATTCAGGAGACTGCCAATCTGTTGCGGAAAAACATGCGGGCGGGAAACCCCCTTTGCCGATGCGGCGGAAGCACCTTCGCCATTATCCTGACCGAAACCACAAAGCCTTCGGCCGTGCTGGTGGGAGAGAAGATACGCGGAATCATCGAACAGCATCTGTTTGCGTCGAGCAAAGCGCCCGACGCCGGCCCGACCCCGGCCCGACATTTCACCATCAGCATCGGTCTGGCCACCTTCTTTGAAGACGGAGAGACGCCGGAGCAACTGATGGTCCGTGCCAATCAAGCCCTGGACGAGGCCCGATCGCGGGGCGGGAATTGCGTCGTGAAATATACCCACCCGTCGGCGACGGCCGAACCCTCCGGAGGGATTCGATGA
- a CDS encoding response regulator — protein MTTPEGAEVAGKKVLVVDDEKFVRELIKIKLGRCGLAVLEASNGLEAIEMARTQRPDMILLDVMMPKMNGFEACEKLKANPMTARIPIVMLTARGEQANHEKGISLGAMDYMSKPFSPQKLAELVMEILARSSSISSEPGKQERKAP, from the coding sequence ATGACGACCCCCGAAGGCGCCGAGGTCGCCGGGAAGAAAGTCCTGGTGGTGGATGATGAAAAATTTGTACGCGAATTGATCAAGATCAAACTCGGTCGGTGCGGCCTCGCGGTTCTTGAGGCCAGCAACGGCCTCGAAGCCATCGAGATGGCCCGGACCCAAAGACCGGATATGATCCTGTTGGACGTGATGATGCCCAAAATGAACGGGTTCGAGGCCTGCGAAAAGCTGAAGGCAAACCCGATGACCGCCCGGATCCCGATTGTCATGTTGACGGCCCGAGGGGAACAGGCGAATCATGAAAAGGGGATCTCCCTTGGCGCGATGGACTATATGAGCAAACCCTTTAGTCCGCAGAAGTTGGCGGAACTGGTCATGGAGATTCTCGCGCGTTCTTCGTCGATATCCAGCGAGCCCGGCAAGCAAGAGAGGAAGGCTCCATAA
- a CDS encoding YajQ family cyclic di-GMP-binding protein: MANLSSFDIVSKTDLQEVKNAVDQASKELAQRFDFKGSQSRITLEGNDLIVVSDDEFKLKSVLDILQSKLVKRGVSLKALSYGAVEEALGGTVRQKASLQQGVSSEQAKEITKAIRDAKFKAQTQIQGDQVRVLSKDKDELQAVIAFLKGQDFGLPLQFTNYR, translated from the coding sequence ATGGCCAATCTCAGTTCATTCGATATCGTTTCCAAAACCGATCTGCAGGAGGTCAAGAACGCGGTGGACCAGGCCTCCAAAGAACTGGCCCAGCGGTTCGACTTCAAAGGAAGCCAGAGCCGCATTACGCTGGAGGGCAACGATCTGATTGTGGTGTCGGATGACGAATTCAAATTAAAGAGCGTTCTGGATATTCTTCAGTCCAAACTGGTGAAGCGCGGTGTTTCCCTTAAGGCGTTAAGTTACGGCGCCGTGGAGGAAGCCTTGGGCGGGACGGTCCGACAGAAAGCCTCGTTGCAGCAGGGGGTATCTTCGGAGCAGGCCAAAGAAATCACTAAGGCGATCCGGGATGCGAAGTTCAAGGCCCAGACCCAGATTCAGGGAGATCAAGTCCGGGTGCTGAGTAAGGACAAAGACGAGCTCCAGGCCGTAATCGCTTTTCTTAAAGGGCAGGATTTCGGTTTGCCGTTGCAGTTCACAAATTACCGGTAA